The following proteins come from a genomic window of Bartonella apihabitans:
- a CDS encoding formate dehydrogenase subunit gamma, which translates to MTHKLYEKYDYVHEGNPVIVDRYTKGARINHWIGAISMILLALTGLMMYWPPLFPLSNLIGGGQVVRTIHPYIGVVMVISFAGLFFRFWRLNIWENSDLKWIVDIKDVLEGDEERLPMIGKYNFGQKCIFWSMSIGLIILIVTGFMVWQAYFAPFVPIEWQRYALLTHSLVAACIIAVWIFHVYAGYWVAGSIGAMIKGKISGGFAWAHHRKWYIALLRANRIKDR; encoded by the coding sequence ATGACGCATAAGCTTTATGAAAAATATGATTATGTCCATGAAGGTAATCCGGTTATAGTCGACCGCTATACAAAAGGCGCTCGCATCAACCACTGGATTGGCGCCATTTCGATGATTCTTTTGGCATTGACCGGTCTCATGATGTATTGGCCACCGCTTTTCCCGCTTTCAAACCTCATTGGTGGCGGGCAGGTGGTGCGTACCATTCACCCTTATATCGGTGTTGTCATGGTTATCAGTTTTGCCGGACTCTTCTTCCGCTTCTGGCGCCTCAATATCTGGGAAAATTCCGATTTGAAATGGATTGTCGATATCAAGGATGTTCTTGAAGGCGATGAAGAAAGACTGCCAATGATCGGAAAATACAATTTTGGTCAAAAATGTATTTTCTGGTCGATGTCGATTGGTCTTATCATATTGATTGTGACAGGCTTTATGGTTTGGCAGGCCTATTTTGCCCCCTTTGTTCCTATTGAATGGCAGCGTTATGCACTGCTCACCCATTCGCTGGTAGCAGCTTGCATTATCGCGGTGTGGATTTTCCACGTCTATGCCGGTTATTGGGTTGCCGGTTCGATTGGCGCAATGATAAAGGGCAAGATTTCGGGCGGCTTTGCATGGGCTCACCATCGCAAATGGTATATTGCGCTTTTGCGCGCAAACCGCATTAAAGACCGCTAA
- the dut gene encoding dUTP diphosphatase, whose protein sequence is MSQTDDSVKLAIRRLPHSEGLKLPSYETAGSAGMDLRAALEEGKELILSPGERALVPTGLIFELPEGYEAQIRPRSGIAFKNGVTCLNTPGTIDSDYRGEIKVLLINLGQEPFTITRGMRIAQTVISPAPQIAIVETTTTSDTIRGTKGFGSTGHN, encoded by the coding sequence ATGTCGCAAACAGATGATTCCGTTAAACTTGCTATCCGTCGTCTCCCTCATTCGGAAGGGCTGAAATTGCCTAGCTATGAAACCGCCGGATCAGCCGGAATGGACTTGAGAGCGGCACTGGAAGAGGGAAAAGAACTTATCCTTTCTCCTGGTGAACGTGCACTCGTCCCGACAGGATTGATATTCGAGTTACCGGAAGGATATGAAGCGCAAATTCGGCCGCGCTCCGGTATTGCTTTCAAAAATGGCGTTACCTGTTTGAATACGCCCGGCACAATCGACAGCGATTATCGTGGGGAGATCAAAGTTCTGCTTATCAATCTCGGGCAAGAACCATTCACAATTACCCGCGGTATGCGAATCGCGCAAACTGTGATTTCTCCGGCTCCACAAATTGCCATTGTGGAAACCACAACAACGTCAGATACAATTCGTGGAACAAAAGGGTTTGGCTCAACCGGTCACAACTAG
- a CDS encoding DUF2948 family protein: MPLLKLMAMDDEDLEILSAHLQDAVVKVADLDWRCGEKRFIAALNRFAWEEQMKGGLFSRAKTGERHRTALRFDRVLSVKTRGFDREKKDNVLSLLTMQFQPTVPPAGIVTLIFSGEAAIRLEVECIEAQLTDLGPVWQAKANPHHR; encoded by the coding sequence ATGCCGCTTTTGAAATTGATGGCCATGGATGACGAGGATCTGGAGATCTTGTCGGCGCATTTGCAAGATGCTGTCGTTAAAGTTGCCGATCTTGACTGGCGCTGTGGCGAGAAGCGTTTTATAGCGGCACTTAACCGTTTTGCTTGGGAAGAACAGATGAAGGGGGGATTGTTTTCGCGTGCAAAAACCGGTGAACGGCATCGTACGGCTCTCCGCTTCGATCGGGTTCTAAGTGTCAAAACGCGTGGCTTCGATCGTGAAAAAAAAGACAATGTTTTGTCTCTTTTGACGATGCAATTCCAGCCGACAGTTCCTCCCGCCGGTATTGTGACGCTGATTTTTTCCGGTGAAGCGGCAATCCGCCTTGAAGTGGAATGTATTGAAGCGCAATTGACCGACCTTGGTCCTGTCTGGCAGGCCAAGGCCAACCCGCATCACAGATAA
- a CDS encoding GNAT family N-acetyltransferase, which yields MITIRPAEERDLKAITDIYNDAVENTLAIWNEKTVDIDNRREWLKTRNAAGYPVFVTVDDGKTIGYASYGPFRPFEGYRYSAEISIYIEKTERGKGIGKKLLAALIAHAEKNHIHVLIAGIEAGNKASIAIHKAFGFTITGHMPEVGTKAGQWLNLVLMQRIL from the coding sequence ATGATTACCATTAGACCGGCTGAAGAACGTGATCTGAAAGCCATCACTGACATTTATAACGATGCGGTAGAGAATACTCTCGCTATCTGGAATGAAAAAACCGTCGATATTGATAATCGTCGGGAATGGTTGAAAACACGAAATGCTGCCGGATATCCGGTATTTGTTACCGTGGATGATGGCAAGACAATAGGCTATGCGAGCTACGGACCGTTCAGGCCTTTCGAAGGATATCGCTATTCGGCTGAAATCTCCATCTATATTGAAAAGACGGAACGTGGAAAAGGAATCGGCAAAAAACTTCTAGCGGCTTTGATCGCGCATGCCGAAAAAAACCATATCCACGTTCTTATTGCCGGTATTGAAGCGGGTAACAAAGCGTCTATCGCCATCCATAAGGCGTTCGGCTTTACAATAACCGGACACATGCCGGAAGTTGGTACAAAAGCCGGACAGTGGCTCAACCTTGTATTGATGCAACGGATTCTCTGA
- the gluQRS gene encoding tRNA glutamyl-Q(34) synthetase GluQRS: MVNTKPVRLRFAPSPNGYLHLGHAYSALVNQHIARILKGELVLRMENIDITRCKTHYENAIVEDLSWLGVDFRKPFRRQSEHFSDYQKALDELEKLGLVYPAFLTRGEVKEIISEAERKGKNWPRDPDGTPLYPTDERSLSKSKAREMIAEGMPFSWRLNMDLALRFSGNDLYWCEFHGNKTKKIIAHPELWGDVIIARKDMPTSYHLSVVVDDALQHITHVVRGNDLFQATSVHRLLQTILGYEPPLYYHHPLVLGHDGHKLSKSNKDTSLRSLREKGLTVNDILGFLPEI; the protein is encoded by the coding sequence ATGGTGAACACTAAACCCGTCCGGTTACGTTTCGCACCTAGCCCTAACGGCTATCTCCATCTCGGGCACGCCTATTCGGCGCTGGTCAACCAACATATCGCTCGAATATTGAAGGGCGAACTTGTCTTGCGCATGGAAAACATTGATATAACACGCTGCAAAACACACTATGAAAATGCGATTGTGGAAGACCTTTCATGGCTAGGGGTCGATTTCCGAAAACCTTTCCGGCGACAATCGGAACATTTTTCAGACTATCAAAAAGCACTTGATGAACTTGAAAAACTCGGTCTTGTCTATCCTGCATTTTTAACGCGCGGAGAAGTAAAAGAAATCATTAGCGAAGCCGAGCGAAAGGGCAAAAATTGGCCACGAGACCCTGATGGTACACCGCTTTATCCGACGGATGAACGTTCTCTTTCAAAGTCAAAAGCGCGCGAAATGATTGCCGAAGGAATGCCTTTTTCCTGGCGGCTCAACATGGATCTTGCATTGCGTTTTTCAGGTAACGATCTCTACTGGTGCGAATTTCATGGCAATAAAACAAAGAAAATTATTGCTCATCCCGAACTTTGGGGCGATGTCATCATCGCACGTAAAGACATGCCGACAAGCTATCACCTGTCGGTTGTTGTTGATGATGCTCTCCAGCACATCACCCATGTTGTCAGAGGCAATGATCTGTTCCAAGCCACTTCTGTTCATCGGCTCTTGCAGACAATTCTCGGTTATGAACCACCACTTTATTACCACCATCCGCTTGTTCTTGGTCATGACGGACACAAATTGTCCAAATCCAACAAGGACACAAGTTTGCGTTCGCTCCGTGAGAAAGGACTGACGGTAAACGATATTCTTGGCTTTTTGCCGGAAATTTGA
- the hisD gene encoding histidinol dehydrogenase, which translates to MVQILRQSSANFENEFRKFLDSKREVSQSVDDTVRDIIKTVREQGDQALIDLSAKFDRVDLKEKGLKISESEIDEAVKHVPPKTLDALKLAHDRIVVYHQKQLPKDERFVDPLGVELGWRWTAVQSVGLYVPGGTASYPSSVLMNAVPAKVAGVERIVMVVPTPDGHLNPLVLAAAKLGGVSEIYRVGGAQAVAALAYGTKTIKPVAKIVGPGNAFVAAAKRQVFGKVGIDMIAGPSEVLVIADKLNDADWIAADLLAQAEHDTAAQSILMTDDEAFANDVMKAVQTQLTTLKRGKTASSSWQDFGAVILVNNLEQAFPLANRVAPEHLELAVEDPDRFLPLIQNAGAIFVGRYTPEVIGDYVGGSNHVLPTARSARFSSGLSVLDYMKRSSILKLGADELRKLGPSAIELANAEGLEAHGRSVAIRLNL; encoded by the coding sequence ATGGTTCAAATTCTTCGTCAATCATCGGCAAATTTCGAAAACGAGTTTCGTAAATTTCTCGATTCAAAGCGTGAAGTTTCCCAGAGTGTTGATGACACTGTGCGCGATATTATCAAAACGGTTCGCGAACAGGGTGATCAGGCTTTGATCGACTTATCGGCAAAATTCGATCGTGTAGACCTTAAAGAAAAAGGTTTGAAAATTAGCGAGAGTGAAATTGATGAAGCGGTCAAGCACGTTCCACCGAAGACACTTGATGCTTTGAAACTTGCCCATGATCGTATCGTTGTCTACCACCAGAAACAACTGCCAAAGGATGAACGTTTTGTTGATCCGCTGGGGGTTGAACTCGGTTGGCGCTGGACAGCAGTGCAATCGGTCGGGCTTTATGTGCCGGGCGGTACGGCAAGCTATCCGAGTTCGGTGCTGATGAATGCTGTTCCGGCGAAAGTTGCGGGCGTCGAACGTATTGTCATGGTTGTTCCGACACCGGATGGACATCTCAATCCGCTGGTTCTTGCCGCAGCCAAACTTGGCGGCGTGAGCGAGATTTATCGCGTTGGCGGGGCGCAAGCGGTGGCAGCCCTTGCCTATGGTACAAAAACCATAAAGCCGGTGGCAAAAATTGTCGGCCCTGGTAATGCTTTTGTTGCGGCTGCCAAAAGACAGGTTTTCGGCAAAGTCGGCATTGATATGATTGCCGGTCCGTCGGAAGTTCTGGTCATTGCCGATAAGCTTAACGATGCCGACTGGATTGCCGCCGATCTTCTCGCTCAAGCCGAACATGATACTGCTGCCCAGTCGATTCTCATGACCGATGACGAAGCTTTTGCAAACGACGTTATGAAGGCGGTTCAAACACAATTGACAACATTGAAACGCGGCAAAACCGCTTCTTCGAGCTGGCAGGACTTTGGTGCGGTTATTCTTGTCAATAATCTCGAACAAGCCTTTCCACTTGCCAATCGTGTTGCGCCGGAACATCTTGAACTGGCAGTTGAAGACCCTGACCGCTTTTTGCCTTTGATACAGAATGCCGGAGCTATATTTGTCGGGCGTTATACACCGGAAGTAATTGGTGATTATGTTGGCGGTTCCAACCACGTTTTGCCAACTGCCCGTTCGGCAAGATTTTCATCCGGCCTTTCGGTACTTGATTATATGAAACGCAGCTCGATTTTAAAACTTGGTGCAGACGAATTGCGCAAGCTTGGACCATCGGCGATAGAACTTGCCAATGCGGAAGGATTGGAAGCCCATGGAAGGTCTGTTGCCATAAGATTGAATCTCTAG
- a CDS encoding YqaA family protein — MLKKLGEWTLSLAGRRSAEYWLAFIAFVESSVFLIPADVLFIPMSLINKEKTYRYAFIASLFSVLGGILGWLIGHFAYEGIAKPVLEFYGKLETFEALRSNTSMEIILLLLITSGISHLPPIKVVTILAGVVGMNIWVFIISAIVARGARFYFLAWLIKKYGATMLDYILPRLKWIIAIACAVLIIGYILYKILV; from the coding sequence ATGCTCAAAAAGCTCGGAGAGTGGACTTTATCTCTGGCAGGCCGCCGATCAGCTGAATACTGGCTGGCCTTTATCGCTTTTGTAGAGAGTTCTGTTTTCCTTATTCCAGCGGATGTCCTGTTCATCCCAATGTCACTTATCAATAAAGAAAAAACCTACCGCTATGCATTTATTGCGTCACTTTTTTCGGTTCTCGGCGGAATATTGGGATGGCTGATCGGCCATTTTGCTTACGAAGGAATAGCCAAGCCGGTTCTCGAATTTTATGGCAAATTGGAAACCTTCGAAGCGTTGCGCAGCAATACCAGTATGGAAATCATTCTGTTATTGCTGATCACATCAGGCATATCCCATCTTCCGCCCATCAAGGTTGTTACGATTCTTGCCGGTGTTGTCGGTATGAACATCTGGGTTTTCATAATTTCAGCAATCGTCGCACGCGGCGCACGATTCTATTTTCTGGCCTGGCTCATCAAAAAATATGGTGCAACCATGCTGGACTATATCCTACCAAGATTAAAATGGATTATCGCCATTGCTTGCGCCGTTCTGATAATTGGCTATATTTTATATAAAATACTGGTCTAA
- the arsC gene encoding arsenate reductase (glutaredoxin) (This arsenate reductase requires both glutathione and glutaredoxin to convert arsenate to arsenite, after which the efflux transporter formed by ArsA and ArsB can extrude the arsenite from the cell, providing resistance.) — protein MQNTDVIIYHNPRCATSRSVVGLVRAMGYEPHIIEYLKTPPTPEMLLWLASRANVSIRDFLRTKEPAYKKLGLDDETLPDDVIAGKMHDHPELINRPIVVCPKGVQLCRPAETVTNLLILPEE, from the coding sequence ATGCAAAATACCGATGTTATCATTTATCATAACCCGCGTTGTGCAACCTCGCGCAGCGTGGTCGGTCTTGTGCGGGCTATGGGTTATGAACCCCATATTATCGAATATTTGAAAACGCCACCGACACCGGAAATGCTTCTTTGGCTAGCCAGCCGTGCCAATGTTTCCATACGGGATTTTTTGCGGACAAAAGAACCGGCCTATAAAAAATTAGGTTTGGATGATGAAACATTGCCCGACGATGTCATCGCAGGCAAGATGCATGATCATCCTGAACTCATCAATCGGCCGATTGTTGTTTGCCCGAAAGGTGTTCAACTTTGTAGACCTGCTGAAACAGTGACAAATCTGCTGATTTTACCGGAAGAATGA
- a CDS encoding GH25 family lysozyme — translation MFTLQEKSHGQAHCCFFAFCLCIDCGFILFFGRLSLDNYPVRGIDVSHHQGEIDWHKIKSQNISFAYIKATEGGDFKDPEFKKNWDHALEAGLRVGAYHFFRPETDGVLQAENFISSMPKYKNMLPPAIDVEIDQTKSPDRRVILERLGNLLQHVESYYGSKPIIYTDEENYKNYIAGQFSGYLLWYRSIFSKPDLPNEKQWAFWQYNPVGRLQGYKGKEFFIDLNVFNGTRDLFETFPTGW, via the coding sequence ATATTTACTCTTCAGGAAAAATCACATGGGCAAGCGCATTGCTGTTTTTTTGCTTTTTGTCTTTGCATTGATTGCGGTTTTATACTTTTTTTTGGCCGTTTATCACTTGATAACTATCCGGTTCGCGGGATTGATGTATCGCATCATCAAGGCGAAATCGATTGGCATAAAATAAAAAGCCAGAATATCAGTTTTGCCTATATCAAAGCGACGGAAGGTGGCGACTTCAAGGATCCCGAATTCAAGAAAAATTGGGACCATGCATTAGAGGCCGGTTTGAGGGTTGGTGCGTATCATTTTTTCAGGCCTGAAACAGACGGTGTGTTGCAGGCAGAAAACTTTATAAGTTCGATGCCCAAATATAAAAACATGTTACCTCCGGCAATAGATGTCGAAATCGATCAAACGAAAAGCCCTGACCGACGAGTCATTTTAGAGAGGCTTGGCAATCTTCTTCAACATGTCGAAAGCTATTATGGTTCAAAGCCGATTATTTATACAGATGAAGAAAACTATAAAAATTACATTGCCGGACAGTTTTCCGGTTACCTGTTGTGGTACCGTTCGATTTTTAGCAAACCGGATTTGCCAAACGAAAAACAATGGGCCTTCTGGCAATATAATCCGGTGGGGCGTCTTCAGGGGTATAAAGGCAAAGAATTTTTTATCGACCTTAATGTCTTCAATGGTACAAGGGATTTGTTTGAAACGTTCCCGACCGGTTGGTAA
- a CDS encoding disulfide bond formation protein B, which yields MVIAIGTALGFEHIGGYMPCKLCLEERIPYYIGIPLMIITLALSLTGKPGFLIRLLFLITAFLMVYNLGLSIYHAGAEYKFWQGPTDCSAAATAITSDANDLLANLNRKRPPSCDTAAGYFLGLSFAGWNAVSSLFLAFLALVGTFCAYKKNGEH from the coding sequence ATGGTGATTGCTATTGGAACTGCACTAGGGTTCGAACATATAGGCGGCTATATGCCTTGTAAACTTTGCCTTGAAGAACGTATTCCCTATTATATCGGTATACCTTTAATGATCATAACCTTGGCTTTGTCGCTCACGGGAAAACCGGGATTTCTCATCCGTTTGCTGTTTTTGATTACCGCTTTTCTTATGGTTTATAATCTCGGTCTATCAATCTACCATGCCGGTGCAGAATATAAATTCTGGCAAGGCCCGACAGATTGCTCGGCGGCCGCTACGGCCATTACTTCCGATGCAAATGATCTACTGGCAAATCTGAACAGAAAACGACCACCTTCCTGTGATACAGCTGCCGGTTATTTTCTGGGGCTTTCATTTGCCGGTTGGAATGCGGTATCGAGCCTTTTTCTAGCTTTCCTTGCTCTTGTCGGCACTTTTTGTGCATACAAAAAAAATGGTGAACACTAA
- the mbfA gene encoding iron exporter MbfA produces the protein MFSKLFASSYRKPFSSLSEKEILALAISSEEDDERIYLNYADGLRDEFPATAKIFEKMADEEHSHRDRLIKIFEKRFGKMIPLIRREHVSGFYDRKPDWLVRPLGIDKVRDSVAQMEDQSARFYEQAADHAKDAEIRKLLGDLALEEKHHEDVAIELEKKYTPKSVADEERAKERKQTLLTWIQPGLAGLMDGSVSTLAPIFAAAFATGDTRQTFLVGLSASLGAGISMGFTEAAHDDGKLSGRGSPIKRGIANGVMTSLGGLGHALPFLIPDFHVAIAIAFAVVFFELWAIAWIQNKFMETPFWRAALQVVVGGALVFATGILIGSA, from the coding sequence ATGTTTTCAAAACTCTTTGCATCATCCTATCGGAAACCGTTTTCCTCGCTTAGCGAAAAGGAAATTCTGGCTCTTGCCATTTCTTCGGAAGAAGATGACGAGCGCATTTATCTTAACTATGCCGATGGTTTGCGTGACGAGTTTCCGGCAACGGCCAAGATTTTTGAAAAAATGGCGGATGAGGAACATAGCCACCGCGACAGACTGATAAAGATTTTTGAAAAACGCTTTGGCAAAATGATTCCGCTTATCCGGCGCGAACATGTCAGCGGCTTTTATGATCGCAAACCGGATTGGTTGGTTCGCCCGCTCGGAATCGATAAAGTGCGTGATTCGGTTGCACAAATGGAAGACCAGTCGGCGCGTTTTTATGAACAGGCTGCCGACCATGCCAAGGATGCAGAAATCCGCAAACTCCTGGGCGATCTTGCGCTTGAAGAAAAACACCATGAAGATGTGGCTATCGAGCTTGAAAAGAAATACACGCCGAAATCGGTTGCCGATGAAGAGCGCGCAAAAGAACGCAAGCAAACGCTTCTCACATGGATCCAGCCCGGTCTTGCCGGTTTGATGGATGGGTCCGTTTCAACTCTGGCACCGATTTTTGCGGCTGCCTTTGCTACCGGTGACACAAGACAGACTTTTCTTGTCGGTTTATCAGCTTCGCTCGGCGCCGGTATATCAATGGGCTTTACCGAAGCCGCCCATGATGACGGAAAACTATCCGGCCGCGGCTCACCAATCAAACGCGGTATTGCCAATGGTGTTATGACCTCTCTCGGCGGTCTTGGACACGCGCTCCCATTCCTTATTCCCGATTTTCATGTTGCGATTGCTATTGCATTCGCGGTTGTGTTCTTTGAATTGTGGGCAATTGCATGGATCCAGAACAAATTTATGGAAACACCGTTCTGGCGTGCGGCATTGCAGGTTGTGGTTGGCGGGGCACTGGTTTTTGCAACCGGTATTCTTATCGGTAGCGCTTGA
- a CDS encoding NAD-dependent deacylase, giving the protein MNITPNIVILTGAGISAESGLETFRGSDGTWNKYKVEDVATPEGFARSPNLVNNFYNKRRHDAANALPNKAHLALAKLEKNFPHSFLLVTQNVDDLHERAGSKNVLHMHGTLNHVLCLSCHERAEWKGDVTAESICPHCHAKASLRPDIVWFGEIPFYMEKIEKALSQADIFAAIGTSGLVYPAAGFVGLARQAGAECFEINLASNPATYELFDDVISGPATKTVPEFVENLIAKYSQVTD; this is encoded by the coding sequence ATGAATATAACTCCAAATATTGTCATTTTAACAGGTGCGGGCATATCTGCTGAATCGGGACTGGAAACCTTTCGTGGTAGCGATGGTACATGGAATAAATATAAAGTTGAAGATGTTGCAACACCTGAAGGTTTTGCACGCTCGCCCAATCTCGTCAATAATTTCTATAACAAGCGCCGTCATGATGCTGCAAATGCACTCCCCAACAAGGCTCACCTCGCTCTTGCAAAACTGGAAAAGAATTTTCCGCACTCTTTTCTACTCGTTACACAGAATGTCGACGATTTACATGAACGGGCGGGATCAAAAAATGTTCTTCATATGCATGGCACCCTCAACCATGTTCTATGCCTTTCTTGTCATGAAAGAGCCGAATGGAAAGGTGATGTAACGGCGGAAAGTATCTGCCCGCATTGCCATGCGAAAGCGAGTCTCAGACCCGATATCGTCTGGTTCGGTGAAATTCCTTTTTATATGGAAAAAATCGAAAAGGCATTGTCTCAAGCCGACATTTTTGCTGCTATCGGAACATCCGGTCTCGTCTATCCGGCAGCCGGTTTTGTTGGCCTTGCACGACAAGCCGGTGCAGAATGTTTCGAGATTAACCTTGCTTCCAATCCGGCTACTTATGAGTTATTCGACGACGTTATTTCCGGACCTGCAACAAAAACAGTTCCGGAATTTGTAGAAAATCTCATCGCGAAATACAGTCAAGTGACAGATTGA
- the murA gene encoding UDP-N-acetylglucosamine 1-carboxyvinyltransferase: protein MDRIKIIGGNRLNGVIPISGAKNAALPLMIASLLTDDTLTLDNVPHLADVEQLIRILGNHGVDYSVNGRRQHQDGAYSRTVHFTARQIVTTRAPYELVSKMRASFWVIAPLVARMGEACVSLPGGCAIGTRPVDFILQGLEALGTEINIENGYVHAKAPKGLRGAEFTFPKVTVGGTHTMLMAASLARGDTVLHNAACEPEVVNLAECLNAMGAKIKGAGTPTIYIEGVEGLSGARVKVISDRIEAGTYAMAVAMTGGDVLLKDARPDYLRSVLDTLSKTGLEIKESEEGIRVARNGLDIVPTDIETQPFPGFPTDLQAQFMGLMTRAKGISHITETIFENRFMHVQELARLGAHISLVGQTATVEGVERLLGAQVMATDLRASVSLVIAGLAAEGETTVNRVYHLDRGFERLEEKLSNCGAQIERISG, encoded by the coding sequence ATGGATCGTATTAAAATTATTGGCGGGAATCGTTTAAATGGGGTTATTCCCATTTCTGGTGCAAAAAATGCAGCATTACCGTTAATGATTGCCTCTTTGCTGACCGATGATACATTAACACTGGATAATGTACCCCATTTGGCAGATGTCGAACAACTTATCAGGATTCTTGGTAATCATGGTGTCGACTATTCGGTGAACGGTCGCCGTCAACATCAGGATGGCGCCTATTCCCGAACGGTGCATTTTACAGCCCGCCAAATTGTTACAACACGTGCACCCTATGAGCTTGTGTCAAAAATGAGGGCAAGTTTCTGGGTTATCGCACCTTTGGTTGCCCGCATGGGAGAAGCTTGCGTTTCACTTCCCGGTGGCTGCGCAATCGGAACACGTCCTGTGGATTTTATTCTTCAAGGGCTCGAGGCATTGGGGACAGAAATCAATATCGAAAATGGTTATGTCCATGCCAAAGCACCAAAAGGGCTGCGAGGCGCCGAATTTACTTTTCCGAAAGTGACGGTTGGTGGTACGCACACCATGTTAATGGCAGCAAGTCTGGCAAGAGGCGATACTGTTTTACACAATGCTGCTTGCGAGCCGGAAGTTGTCAATCTTGCCGAATGCCTCAATGCCATGGGGGCAAAAATCAAGGGTGCCGGTACACCGACGATTTATATCGAAGGTGTCGAGGGGCTTTCGGGCGCACGCGTCAAGGTTATTTCCGATCGTATCGAAGCAGGCACTTACGCCATGGCGGTTGCCATGACCGGTGGAGATGTCCTGCTGAAAGACGCTCGCCCCGATTACTTGCGTTCTGTTCTTGATACACTTTCCAAAACCGGATTGGAAATAAAAGAAAGTGAAGAGGGGATCCGTGTTGCAAGAAACGGTCTTGATATTGTTCCGACCGATATTGAAACACAGCCATTTCCGGGTTTTCCGACAGATTTGCAGGCGCAATTCATGGGGTTGATGACGAGGGCGAAAGGTATCTCCCACATCACCGAAACAATTTTTGAAAACCGTTTCATGCATGTTCAGGAACTTGCCCGCCTTGGTGCCCATATTTCGCTTGTTGGCCAAACGGCTACAGTTGAAGGTGTAGAGCGGCTATTGGGCGCACAGGTTATGGCGACCGATTTGCGTGCCTCGGTTTCTCTCGTTATAGCAGGGCTTGCGGCAGAAGGAGAAACAACAGTCAATCGTGTTTATCACCTAGACCGCGGTTTCGAGCGGCTTGAAGAGAAGCTTTCAAATTGTGGTGCACAGATTGAACGTATAAGCGGATAA